The Melanotaenia boesemani isolate fMelBoe1 chromosome 17, fMelBoe1.pri, whole genome shotgun sequence genome segment attccAAAATAAGCTTCCGTTTTTAAGCTAGCATacatattaattaataaatgaatggtcaaaacattttaatttaggcCTACAGTTACAAGTTATAAGTTAAACATATAAGGGCTGTGCGTTTTTAAGTTGCCATGTTTTGGGGCATAgttgtaatatgttttatttttatttgttgacaCAACAGTAAATGTATAATTTTGaagagtaattttttttttttaatttttctagaAAGTATTTCCTTTATAGTTTTAGAACTTATCTTGAGCTTCAATATCTTGTAAAGCTACTTTGATGACAGTAGAGAAAATTAGAGCAGGGtgcaaaataaaatctgttagaTGTGGTCATAAAGGTGTGTAATCAATAATtactattatttaatattacCTTACTTTAAACAGGCAGTCCCATTGAGACACACAATCTtatttacaagagagacctgtttACCATACCTAACACATGTCTTTGGACCCCACCTTCCACCTAATACATTGTTGATATTGCTGGTTGAATGCAGAAAAAAACCATATACAGATTATAGAATATGGACTAATACAGAACAATGCTATAACTGCTCTCATTGGTTTTAATAACAGTATTTAACATGCTGAGGGCTCAACCTTGCAAGGCAAGTTACAATTTTTACCTCCCGGAATAGCTTTCTGAAATTTTAGTGTTTATCCcccctgaaaaaaaaatgaaatgggaTTTTCACCCCTCCTTAGCTCATTCACAATGACTGAAACGGTAGTATATTTTCACTGGGCAGAGTTGGGGGGGGGCAGAGTGGCCCTGGCCACCTGTGAAATCTGACAGAGCCTCAGGTCACTGTAGGAGTGAGGATAAAAATCTCTGTCCACACAAGCATGGATAACCAGTGTCACTACACCATAGCAAAATAAATCTTACTTTCCAAATAagtcatcctttaaaaatactgacatttggctgcacattttAGATGAGATTCTGTCTCTGTGCAAGTACGACCACTCATGTTATGAAAGGCTATTATGTATCGTAGCATTAGATTAGTTTCAAGATAATGCGAGGAAACcatgtcatgtttagttttcacTGAGTGTATTTATGTCACGGtgcggcggaggtgaggacctaAATACAGGATTCAAGAAGCAGGAGGcaggaacaaatattttaatccaAAAATCCCAGAATCACAGGAACCACATGACAGGGGGGAAAaacacaaggatctgacaaaaggaaactgaaaaccaaTGCGCAGAAAGACACTGAGGAACTAatagggaacaggtgaagtggatttGCTAATAAAACCAGGTGTACAAAcgaacagaaagaagaaataaaaacatgatacaCCAGAGGAAAActcaattaaataaaacaggaaaccagacatgACAATGAATACaagaccattaaaaaaaaaaaaaaaaaaaaaaaaaagatcatgaCAATTTAGGGACTTTACATCATCTCACttaatcaagattttcaatTTGGAGCTGAAAGTAAACCATAAATAAAATGCTCAAATAGTACCTCAGCATCCAAGTTACTTAGCACTGACATGATCCAGTTCAATTTACGCAGGAGGCTACAAGGCTGTgtgttgattttaaagtaagctatgacataaaaaagtgaagaaatttAGCTGGTAACCAGTCTTATTTTGTTTAAGAATTTATAAGAATGGAGAAAAGGAAAGccatttctgattttttttttttttttgtgtgtgtgtataaaatatAAGGACAGAGATCAGGCCGAGACAGATCCCAGCCCCAGTGTCAGCAGCCCCGACAGCTCCCAATATGGAGCTAGTCATGCATGTCAGTGTGGCCAGACATCAAGAGCCACATATTGCAGCCTCAAACAGTAACCTTCTCTTtctatggacatttttttaattgttgctaATATTTCTACTTGGTGATcaagattattaatgtaaagatgttttatttctcgtGTGTGGGAGAGAGGAATacaataatttcctttcttaGTATATGGTCCCCGTGATAAAGTCTTTCCCACCCTCTGACCCCCCTCccatgtataaaaatgttgatatttgatatgatatttTCTATATTCGTTTGTGCTTTGCAATAGCCTGCCAGTGTCGAGGTGAGTTAAATCAGTGCTGTGTTCAGTCTGCTTATAATAACactaagaagaagaagcagaagatttttatttagcaattttcttaaaaaataagcaaaaaaaaatgttacaaagcagcacattaaaacacaaatactgATTTGGATGTGTGATTAGCTTTGTCGCCAGTTCAGAGGTGCATTAACTTAACCTGCTAGTCTGGCTTCATGCTTTACAAACAGGGCAGCAATGAAGGAGCAACAGCGCGGCCTTGAACTGGCAGTGTGAAAAAGGCAGGACTCAGGTGAAAATAAGCATCCGTTAGAGAAAGGAAGATTTTTTTAGTCTAACAGAGCATTTTTTTACCAAGATTCACTGTGTTGGATTTGGTTAACAAGAAAAGTGACACAAGTGATAACTGTGTCAAAAATAAGATAAACAGTAACAGAGACAAGTTAAAACCCTGCCTCCTTCTTCATTCTTCCTGGGGCTATACTAAATCCAGTCGTGCAGCAACATAGCTTCATCAATCACAGCAACTGGATTCATAATTCACACTTTGATCTAAAATCTTTCTCCACCTCCCCATACCTCCAAAAAAGTGGATAGACACCAAAGATAATAAAATTTCCACATTTTCCTCAGCAGTGCAGGTTAGGCAACcgtcaggttttgtttttctcgcATTCGGCTACCGGTGACATCATGGAGGTTTCTTGTGAGAAGCAAGCCAGGTTGTGTAACCTCAATGATGGCTTGGTGACAGTATGACAGTGACGTGTAACTGTTGTGGCTACAGatgttacacacacatgcatacacaatTGCCATCCACTTCCTATTCGCAATAGGAAAACCCTTGAGTCATCATGCTGCAGAGCTCCGAGAAAAGGGCAAAGTATTTCACCGAAATCATGTGTTGATGAGTGACTTGTAAAGAGAAGAAGAGTTatgaaatgatttttctttGGGACAAAAAGGGAAGTGAGCAGGCCTTTTCAAAAGAAATTCTACTGATAAGGGAATGAGGGATGTTAAAtttatcaggaaaaaaaacagtttcactTCAGGCTCCAGTGCAAGTTCTGgtctttttaacttttagtttttgcatttattgaggtttagattttattggaagtatttttaatgacaaaaagatCAACCAATAATCTGCTGAAACTAgccttttgtgtgtttatggtaTTACTTTTATTAGACTAGATTATTTCAGGACATGTGTTTTACCAATTCCATAATATTCaactgaataaagaaaacatagGTTATAGATTCTGCTTATCAGGGCACTctataattctaatataaaacGGTGTGAATCACATACTGTGGTCTTCACAGGCTCTGGAGGTTATAACACCTGAGTGCGTATTCATCAAGGTCGTGTATGGTTTTCAACCACTATTGTTCAAAAATTTAAGATACTTTATTGATAATGGAAATTATTATAGTCTGGAAATGAAAATAGGCTGAGCCCAATCAGTATTCTGACCCAGTTAACATGGTGCAGTCATTACATCTGGTGGAATAATGACTTCAACACCTTATAAATAAACAGTCTTTAGAAATTCATGTTATCACCCACTAAACAAATGACATATATAACACGGTTTCTGTCTGCGCAAATAAGCTTACATTACAAGCGAGGGCAGACCATCCATTGGCAGTGCCTCTAGAAAAGCAAAGCTTAGGCTGTTTAGGGGATTTCAATTAATATTTGTCTATATAATTAATATCCCTGTGCAGCTCCTGAGAATTACTGTATTTGTTATAAGGAAGCTTCAACTTGAAATGTTTCCCTATGCACTGACAACTATCTGCTGCAAAGacttttagtttattattattattatcttgtGAATGACTGTTAGAAATATTGCTCCACATCAATCCAATAAGTTGAGTTTTTGCAGGTGGCTGCATAATGGTGTGTATGTAATTACAATGAACATGTAGGAGGTACAAGCTGCTTGCTGCTGATTGTGATTTACAGTTTTACAAAGAGGGTCATTGAAtcaaagctgaaaagaaaataaaagagcaaGCAAACTGAGAAAATGAAACTGTTAATCAGTGTTAAAAGTGTTCAAATTAAAACTTCaatgacaaatgaaaatgttgcaGTCTTTATGTAAATAAGATTAGCACATTAtgacactgtttttattttttaacaaaaataattgaCATATACAGGTagatatgcaaaaaaaaaaagccttaaacCTTTATTATCCGTGTAAACTACCAATAATTTCCCTGAAACTTAATTTAGATGCTCCCCATTATAGACATGCAGTGACTGTCTCGTGGTTACAGTTTTAGACATTTCAAATTTTAAAACTTATCAGTATTTTTCAGCTTGaaatttcaaaaacaaaattagcttCTTTGCTGCATGAATCAAAGGAGATCCATGGGTTTTATTGCAATTTATTTTTGACTCCAATAGCACCGTcagcagaacaaaaagaaagcacCTATTTCTCAAGATGGATTCTTTGAAACAGCTACAGACTTTTGAGCTGACAGcttaacatgaaaacatttagaacaGATTCTGTTGTAGCTACAGCTTCTGAGAAACCCTTCTAGGGAAGTCTTTCTGCTGAGTGTGTGTAAGCATGTTAATCCCCCTGTGTGAGAGCAAGTGTTTTTAATCAGTGGGGAAtaatgtgtaggtgtgtgttcCAGTGCAACAATAAAATCTGATGTGTTATCAAATCTGAGCGCCACATATTATGGGAAATGGAAAGAATGTATGAAAACTAGGAGGgtttgaaatgcaaaaaagtTTTTGCCAAGAAGGCAGTCAGTCTCATCTACCCAGCCCTATCTCAGCCTCGCAGATCAAAGAGATTGTGATGGACAGGTTGGGATACCTAACAAAGGAGGgaagtttttctcttcttcttcttcttcttcttttggacCGACTACTGTCTGGAGTCCTTCCACATGAAACAATCTCcatcttagctcctggtttgatTGATTGTCCTTGAGGTCATGGTAGACTGTAGAATACACAGCACATTCATTTTAGATGGTTACTGTGGGCTGATGACTAAATCTGGACGAGACCTCAAACACTTGAGTTCATGCAGTTCATAGAGTGTAGAGGTCAAGATGTACCGTGGAGCAGGGGTGTACTAAGGCAAATAAGACCTACATTTTTGTTCTAGTGGCTGAACTTACAATCTGACAGAAGAGAAATGCAGTCTGACTCCACTGGTACATTTCTGTTGCACAAATTCCCCCCAGagtatgttttatttagttttctacATCAGATTCTTTGTAAAAGATCTGGTTATGCTTACCCTGCAAAACCAACTGCTCAAACTCCCACCATGCCTAATCATAAGTGGTCCCTAATCCTGGTCCtgaaggcccactgtcctgaaggctttagatgtttccctgttgcaacacacctgattaaagtTAAATCTCTAAccagctctgcacaagtctgcaaatgacccattaatttgagtcaggtgtgagTGTTGAAGCGGGGAAACAccaaaagtctgcaggacagtgggcctcgaggaccagagttggggatccctgctCTAATCATGTCCTCTTGAAACCTTTTAAGCCTGAAGCGGTCAGATACATCAAATCAATATTTTCATGACAcacattatacatttttaaagacttttaatAAAAACCCAAGGACGAAGTCGGTGATAAACAATAACAATTGAAGGTTTGAtctcttaaacattttttttatgtttttgtttgtagttCGTTAATAGGATGAGATTGAAGTTGATTACTTATCCTCtagaaaacatttataatttttatttatatagactCTTATAGTATCCCCCAGACTCTTTAATCAAGCCTAAAACAATACTAATATGCCAAACATAATCCCACTTCCCTTCAGCCATTTGGTTTGTGCCAGTCAGGCTGACTGAGCACACCAGGTCCTTATCAGAAATCCGATTGTTCCATCAATTCGTCCATATGTGATGAGCTGGGAGCGTGTACAGGCATGTTTTCTCCCTGGAACCTGTAattgtatataaatatacaacaaTGTTtctatttgaaagaaaaataccGTAAAGACTAATAATTGTAGAAATAGTGAAAGCACCAAGCAGGGCTGGGTGTGGTGCTTGGTCAGAGGGTTTTCTTTCCCCATTGAAGGGGATTTTGACAACAGGTGTAAATCCCAGATGAAAAGAAGAACTTCTTGTGATATAGTCAGGAAATAGCACACTTCTTCAAGAGTCAGCAAAGTCAAATTTAAACACATAGACATCCACAATCATGAAGAATATCCAACAAAAAATTAGACAGTGTATTCACGACTTGTGACACCTAATGGAGGTGCAAGCAGCACATTCCTGTGAAAACTTATTAGAAAATTGCATTTAGTTGATGGCAATAAACACTATCTATaatttcaaaacaaaatgtgGCCCAAACTTTGTAATTGTTAAACTCCAGTTGTAGCTTCAAATCTACACCACTGTTCATTTTCTATGTGTCTGTGTACATGGagacagattatttttaatgaagaataATTCACAGTGATGGCTGGCTGTCAGCCAGATCAGGCTTGAACTATTCTCAGAGATCAATTCCCAGCCTTTCTTTACCCCACCAGTGGTGAGTGACTCAGCTAATTATAACAAGGGAGAGCATGGCCTGAATACTGTTTCTCTTCCAGCTTGCTGGCGTGGGGACTCAGCCACACTCCCACATAGGCACTGTATAGACACATAACACATGCCCACATATGCACAGCTCTGGCCAGCTTTAAAATGCTACAACCtgcaaaataatttatattgtgtAAGAGTAAAATCAGCCTACACATCTTGGCTTGCCTTTGAGAGATTATTCGAAGATTAAACCTCAGTAATATTGAAACAAACTGTCATATCACACATGCACTTTGCAGCCAACACAAATAATTCAGCTTTTCCAATGTGCATCTGATCACAAgtcacataaaaacaagcaacaaacGAATTTCATTGCTTTGATATCACATAACAATGACCCTTTCAAAGCAGCAATACTTCTGCCACCCATTTGTACAATAACTGctcatcctgtttttctttttactcttcAAAAAGTGAAAGAAGGACCACAGCAAGAAAAGAAACCTGTTCCTGTGCTTGCAGGCAACATGACAAACACACTtgctcacacagacacacacacacatcaatcaGCCGGTGAGTCACCTTTTTCGTAGGACGACCATTGCACAAAGAAAGAATGTGAGGCCTAAAAATAACAGCCATCATTCCTATGgaatctgcagctcatccatgTTTGGACAGCCTGCAGAAACAGGTTCGCATGACCTTTTTGAGTCAAGCTGAGCTCAACTGCTGTGACCTGCTTAAGCGTGTGACCTCTTAGTGGAAGGGACTGTGCTGGAAATGTGTAAAAGAAATTGTTTGCAATGGCTTGCTTCTGTTTGGAAGGAGGAGCTGTAAAAAGGAGGGGTGAtagcgcgcgcacacacacacacacacaggggccagctgttgatttgttttcagtgaACGCTCAGTGAGCCTCTGCTGAAGCCACTGTGCTTGTTCAACATAAAGCAGTAGAAAAAGAGAACTCTTGCGCAACATGCACATAGTCACGGGTGTGTTCACAccccaacaaacaaacacaatcatGCACATTTATAATTGCTTTGTACCATCTGCTCAACTACTTTCATTACGGAAATGTTTTCAAACTCtctcttcatatatatatatatatatatatatatatatatatatatatatatatatatatatatatatatatatatatatgtacacacttTACTCCTCAGTTGCTTGCCCTCTGAAGTAACAGTCCATAGTTCActtgctttattttttcaaaaatattGCATCATTTTCTCACAAATTGCGCAGCATTTGCTTGGTGTTTAGTAGTTTTAACTTGGGATCAGAGGCTCTTGAACCTCAACTTCTATGATGTTGTTTACAGAGCTGCACTAGCATATTTTATGTGAATGCTTATAGCCCAGCTCCACAACAGCTTTATGGGGGTGAGTCATGTCCACATAACAAACAGGCTTAGCATGGGAAAATACAGTATCACTGTGATGTTAAAGCCAGAGTTAAGGTTAATACACTGGAGTTTTGCTTTGGCATTTGTTCACACCTGAGGCTGAACATTTGGAGAGCAAACAGCTCAGGTGTCACAGTGGCCCTGAAGTGTAAAACACAACTAAATTAGACCAAACACAGCAACAGAGCAGAAAACACTGCAGCATTTCAGAAACgcattgacattttattttaaagaaaaggtaGGAAGGAATTTTGTATGACATGGCCTCTACTCATCATGCCTTACTCTTTATAGTGTGCTCTCAGTGTTTGAAGGTACATCATAATGTCCTGATATGATTAAATTTATAGAGAGAATTACACCACATAATTGTACTTTAAGTATTCCCTTGTGAATTAATTTTCCTCTCCTAACCtttaaaactttgttaaaaaaattcagCAAGGAAGCTGCAGAAAGTTTTTCAGAATTAACATTAATCAGCAGGGACTTTCTGTCCGATGGCAAACACAATGTGTTATTTCTGCCTTTTCTGTAAAGTGAaatgttctgtggttttctttctttttgttgttgcattATGATTAATGTTGTAGTCAAACAGATCACAAAAGATCCTGCTgggagaaacagaaaatgtcatgAATCTGCCACCAGGGGCTTGTTTTCTGGCCattcacaaacaaaaatgaatgttatccctttgttttccatttcaaaATACTATGGCATTTGCACCTCAAGGCCACTGTTCTTCATAAGGTCTGTGTAGAAATAATTACTGCTGGTAATAAATAGCAATAAGAGCTGAAGATTACAAAGCAACTGAGTCAGACAGTAaattttaaagattgttaattaTTGTCTAAAACATGTGCACCCTTGATGATGTAGACCTGATAAGTAACTCATGATTTCTTCACCCCTGTCTGTTGCTCGGGTTCTTGCAGTATCAGCTAAATTTGAGAACCTAGGAGCAGGAAAGTGGAGACTCGTGACACCCTGATAAACACCGGAAAGGAAAACTGATGTATGAGCCATATGCTAGCTCTCTGAAAGGTAATACAGTAAGCGATGTCATCAGAGACGATCTGAGCTGGAGTCTGTGCCACTACAGGATTGCTCAACGCTTGTGTCACCAGGAGGCTGGACTGGTCGGGCGGAGTGTTTGAGCTCAGAGCTCAACATCATTGAGACTCACTCACTCTCAACCTCTCTCTGAGTGTGAGGcagtctctctttctctccgtcTATCTCTAAACTCTAAGTGATCGGAATTCTCTCACCAAAAGTACACTGGCATCAGAGTTGCAAGCTTTCCAGAAAGACGTGGTTTGGATTATTAAACCTACCGAAATCCGCTGAAGTTTCGTTTATGTCAGCTATAATTGGTCTGGCACGGAGAAATGGATTTTTAACTAAAACGCATCCTATACAAGACacgtactttttttttatttatttatttactttttttccaccTTTATGGTGAATCGGCTTGTCAGGATGAACTTGCAGTGGAGCAGCCCGGCACCTTGCATCCGGAGAATCGCGCACAAGCGGCTGGACTCAGACGATCAGCCACCAGCCAaatgcgcgaggttgagcgccGAGGCGGGGGACACGCAGGGACTCCTCGGAACGTCACCTGGGTCCCCGGTCAGCCCTGTTACAAACGCTATCCCCCCGATCCACCAGGGTCCATCCAGGATAGGACCATTTTTGCTTCTACCTCTGGCGGACCGGGAGAGCATGCACAGCGCGATGAACACCGATACTGGCGATGAGCTACTGTGTAAGGTATGCGCAATCTAGCCGTTGTGCAATTTCTTTCAATGAGTGATGTTTTAAGACATTGCGTTGCTCAATAGCCTGTCTGACATGTTGCCCCTATTTAGCTCACTTTTTCTGCAAATGTAATTCTCACGCGAAATGTGTCACAATTTGCGTAATAGCAGTGTTGCTtcatgatttattaaaatgactatataaggctgttttatttaaaatctgctacatAAACAATATCAAGGGAAATGCAGCCCCATATTGCTCTTTCTGTGTTGTGGAAAAGCAGCAAATCTTTTGAAGTCTACCCATCCTGTAGCTCAATGGCTTCACACTGTCTGTCAACTCGCAGTATTTGCATACACGTCACACCGTGAcacaaaaatgcaaacatgtaTGGCAAAAAAAAGGATCTAGATAAGGATCTGTCCAGATAAGGATGAAGCCTTCATTGCTCCAGATTCATGTGCTTACTTTGCATAATAGACCGGCAGGGGTTTGGCTTTGTTGATTAATAAAGTTAATGGCTTCACACTTGAGTGAATCATTTGTCAGGCTCTTGCAAAAGCAGTGTATTGAGCTGAAATCAAAGCatatgcatgtctttttttatttatatacatatctATACTTTACTGCCATATTTGCATGGTTGTTTCCGCTTATGATCATTAagaactctctctctctctctctctctctctctctctctctctctctctcgctcgctCTCTCTGTTCCTAATTTCTGTCCTGCACCCTTGcccctccttttcctcctctctgatCTTCTTTCCAGGTCTTTGATATGGGGGTATACCAAGAAAAGATCCGAGCCTATGGGATTCTGCCAGCTCACAAGAACGTGGCTGGCATCAGGGATATCATCCTTGGCGAACGCAAGGCCTATGTATTCCTGGATAAGGACTTTGGGGACATGCACACCTTGGTGAAGAGCTGTCGCAGGCTGGATGAGGAGCATGCCTGCAGGCTCTTCCGCCAGGTTGCTCTGGCCGTGGCACACTGCCACCAGGCAGGCATTGTGCTGGGTGACCTCAAACTGCGCAAGTTTGTCtttgcaaatgaaaaaaggTGCGATGCCTTTACATTTATAGTTTCATTCTCCTGCATTTAAAGAATTCATATGTTTTCATTAGTTTGGAATCATGCAATAATGAGAGTTACTGAGAATTGTAGCCTTACAAACAAGCATTTTTATCTACAAAATGAGACAAGTCATGAATTTATTGGCTGCTGAGTTAGGCGTGGGGAGGAAAATTGGTTGGAGTCATTGGAGGaagaaaaagttagaaaattAGTCAGAGGCAGAACAGAGGAAAGTCATACCTTCATCACTATGATAAAAAGGATTAGCCCACCAGTATTAAGCTAGTTGCAGTTTGCAACTTTGCCCCTAGATGTCACTAAATCCTCCACAAAACTTACTTAAGGGAATAAATTTAATGGTGCTGTGCTGAATTATACCACCAAATGTTTCTGGAAAAGTAGCATCGACTGTCACTCCCTGACATCTTCATAAATATAATCCAGCTACAAATTATGTTCAAATTAACATTATCTGACTGCTCTCAACCTGAATACTTGCAGTGTAGTGGCACATTCCATTGAAAACATGCAGCAAACATGGCAGCTACAACCAAGTCATGTGTGCTGATATCGACGTGGGCACAGATAGAGTAGGAGGTTCTGTACTTGTGGAGGCAGACTGTTCAACTTCCCAGATTTTCGCCCTCGCTGTCTGTCTCCCTTTCTCACTCTCAATGTGTCTCTTTGTatgcattttgtgtttgttttgcatgtatgtgtgtgcgtgcatgtgtgaatgtggTGGGTGGTATTTTGGCAGAGCCATGAGACGAGGCTGCTGAATGAGACAATCATATCCTTCTGCAGCCCGATATcttagaaaacatttattactcatcatttattaataaattacatCATCGCTGGGCTGCAGAGTAAGTGATGCTTCCATCAAGGTTTCATTCATATACTCTTCCATCCACAGAGGAGTAGTTAAAAGCATTATTCTTTGAACTGGCTCCCACTCGTACTCACCCACACATATGCCTTAATCTCTGAGTGATACATTCTGTTCAGGAAGACACATAAAATCCCTGCTTACAAAACTATTTGTCGCCTCTTTGCCCTTGCGTCACCCTGTTTCCTGTAAGCATTAGCTGATCCCACACAACCCCTCCCCCCCATTCAGCTTTCCAAAGGCCCCTTTTTCACAGAGACTTTTCACCAGAAACATTCTCTAGCCGTGACCTCTGCTTTTGCCGGGTCACAATGAATGAACGAGATCAGACAGGCAGTGAGAGAAGTTGAAGTTGGTTGTGTCCCTCTGATAGCTATACAGCTGCAAAGCGATGAGTCACAGTGTATATGAGCAGAGGGGAAGAAAAGGGAGGGCTGCACGGctcattttcttcctttgtGCGTGTGTCCatacatgcatgtttgtgtttgggcTGATTGCACTCTCTGAGCACTGACGCTGTGATCCATTCATGCTCAAATGGCTTTCCGCCTGCAGTTCCATATTGTGTTAGCAGGGTGATGGTTTTGAAATATTGGCAAATTGATCAATTAAGCTGGGGCATgacagcttctttttttcctacAGACGTCTCTTTGAAATTCAGATGATGACACAGTGCAGATCTTTCTGTGGCTTTATAAACAACCCTGCAGGTTTTGCTGATAACCCTAAATACTGCTGTGACATCATGGAACTCATTGTTTTCATCTCGAACATCTCAGCTTTCTTCCAATCACTGACAGATGTCAACATACGTGTGTTACAATCCTGCAtgacttcatttttttctgtcattcattcattaatcagACATCTTTCAAACCGTAACGCACAAGCTGTGATGCAACGTTCTGGCTAACAATGCAGCGTTTTAGCCAAAGACACAGAAAGTCACAACAATTTCACGAATGCTGTCttcaattacacacacacacacagtgcagaTAGAGAAGCCAGTTTAGGAAAGGTGAATAGCACTGTGAAGCATGCAGAGCTTCACTGCCGAGCCAGCCTCCCGTGCGTCACTGATGTGGCAACAGCCATTTGAGGGTAATTATGGGATGGCTGGCGCCGCCAGTGTGGGACCCAGGTGCAGATAGCCTCGGCTCGAGACAGagccagagagaggaggagagaagataTGTTCTCTCAACAGAAGGATGACTCACTCTCTCCACCCTTCTAACTCTCTCTGTTCTGCTTCCTTTTCTGCCTCCATCTCTGTTTCTCCTCTGCTGACttatctccttcagtatctctGTGTTTAAATATCATTTGCTTTCTGCCTTGGTTCTTCTGGCTGTCACTCTTTCCATCCTGTCTGTGGACATCTATTTGTCTCTCCAGCCACTCTGATGACAGAAGCATAATGGTAATGCCCAATTTGAGATGAAACAGAGTACCTCTTGTGCCTGTTTGTGCATTTCACTTGATAAATCAGGGCTCGC includes the following:
- the trib1 gene encoding tribbles homolog 1, encoding MVNRLVRMNLQWSSPAPCIRRIAHKRLDSDDQPPAKCARLSAEAGDTQGLLGTSPGSPVSPVTNAIPPIHQGPSRIGPFLLLPLADRESMHSAMNTDTGDELLCKVFDMGVYQEKIRAYGILPAHKNVAGIRDIILGERKAYVFLDKDFGDMHTLVKSCRRLDEEHACRLFRQVALAVAHCHQAGIVLGDLKLRKFVFANEKRTHVRLESLEDCRVLEKPNNDSMSDTHGCPAYVSPEILSGSTPYSGKMADMWSLGVMLYTMLVGRYPFHDPDPATLFSKIRRGQCCLPEGLSPKARCLLLSLLRKEPSERLTATELLAHPWFHLPWSSQEVPAGEQEVGSAEQIVPSFDVEEDDNLFC